A DNA window from Pedomonas mirosovicensis contains the following coding sequences:
- a CDS encoding flagellin, whose protein sequence is MGFSINTNAGAMLALQTLSATNRGLEVTQNRISTGYKVASTKDDSGTYAIAQGLRADLGGLNAVKSSLDRAQSTLDVAVSAAESISDVLNTMKEKATAASDTGMDADSRKALQDDFNKLSEQLASYINSAEFNGSNLLRNSESDLSALINANDLDQTISVTNLGLNKAESAAGAGDGGALSAFVGDTTTAGTAAAAISVTTWEATDGTGATAAQDSADAVNTAIDSMKTVLSKLGSASRQISAQQEFTSKLSDTIESGIGNLVDADLAKESARLTALQTQQQLGLQALSIANQAPQSVLSLFR, encoded by the coding sequence ATGGGTTTTTCGATCAATACCAATGCCGGGGCAATGCTTGCCCTGCAGACGCTGAGCGCCACCAACCGCGGGCTTGAGGTCACGCAGAACCGGATCAGCACCGGTTACAAGGTTGCCTCGACCAAGGACGACAGCGGCACCTACGCCATCGCCCAGGGCCTGCGCGCCGACCTCGGCGGCCTAAACGCTGTCAAGTCGTCGCTGGATCGCGCCCAGAGCACGCTCGACGTGGCGGTTTCGGCGGCGGAGTCGATCTCCGACGTTCTCAACACCATGAAGGAAAAGGCCACGGCCGCTTCCGACACGGGTATGGACGCGGACAGCCGCAAGGCGCTCCAGGATGACTTCAACAAGCTGTCCGAGCAGTTGGCTTCGTACATCAATAGCGCAGAGTTCAACGGCTCCAATCTTCTGAGGAACTCGGAATCGGATCTGAGCGCGCTGATTAACGCCAACGATCTTGACCAGACGATCAGCGTTACCAACCTGGGCCTCAACAAGGCGGAGAGCGCCGCAGGCGCTGGTGACGGCGGTGCCCTGTCCGCGTTCGTGGGGGACACCACGACGGCCGGCACGGCTGCGGCCGCGATTTCGGTGACGACCTGGGAAGCGACCGATGGCACCGGTGCGACTGCGGCTCAGGACTCCGCTGACGCGGTGAACACCGCCATCGACAGCATGAAGACCGTGCTCTCCAAGCTGGGTTCGGCCTCGCGCCAGATCTCGGCTCAGCAGGAGTTCACCTCCAAGCTGTCGGACACCATTGAGTCCGGTATCGGCAATCTGGTGGATGCAGACCTCGCCAAGGAAAGCGCTCGCCTCACCGCCCTGCAGACGCAGCAGCAGCTGGGTCTCCAGGCGCTGTCGATCGCCAACCAGGCGCCGCAGTCGGTTCTCAGCCTGTTCCGCTAA
- a CDS encoding flagellar protein FlaG — translation MDRITLAGHGAPAAIRNGDSVAGVSRSSAVLPGDAGERAAARQHDGEGAGAARRSDAGLSPEEIQRRAVEVVRSAINEAGEAIEQNARLVIRKDEDTGRFIYEFRDPNTDELVRQFPAEEVLRALVSFRQAMTGKVLDSQA, via the coding sequence ATGGACAGGATCACGCTGGCAGGGCACGGCGCTCCTGCGGCGATCCGGAATGGAGACAGCGTCGCGGGCGTTTCCAGGTCCTCGGCCGTATTGCCCGGTGATGCCGGAGAAAGGGCTGCGGCACGGCAACATGACGGCGAGGGTGCCGGGGCAGCGCGTCGGAGCGATGCCGGGCTCAGTCCGGAGGAAATACAGCGCAGGGCTGTCGAGGTGGTTCGCTCGGCCATCAACGAGGCTGGCGAAGCGATCGAGCAAAATGCGCGACTGGTGATCCGCAAGGATGAGGATACGGGACGTTTTATTTATGAGTTCCGAGATCCCAACACGGATGAGCTGGTTCGCCAGTTTCCGGCGGAAGAGGTTTTGCGCGCGCTGGTAAGTTTCCGGCAGGCCATGACGGGCAAGGTTCTCGACAGTCAGGCTTAG
- a CDS encoding flagellin, translating into MGFSINTNAGAMLALQTLSATNRGLEVTQNRISTGYKVASTKDDSGTYAIAQGLRADLGGLNAVKSSLDRAQSTLDVAVSAAESISDVLNTMKEKATAASDTGMDADSRKALQDDFNKLSEQIASYINSAEFNGSNILKSGGANLSALLNADDATQTIKVVNVRLNAAAAGADDAATPDIDETQAGALTDFLNTTATATDTVTAKTVNWTDDTDLDGTVDPTTEAGTGVTRAKASADSVNTAIDNMKTVLSKLGSASRQITAQQDFTSKLSDTIEAGIGNLVDADLAKESARLTALQTQQQLGLQALSIANQAPQSVLSLFR; encoded by the coding sequence ATGGGTTTTTCGATCAATACCAATGCCGGGGCGATGCTTGCCCTGCAGACGCTGAGCGCCACCAACCGCGGGCTTGAGGTCACGCAGAACCGGATCAGCACCGGTTACAAGGTTGCCTCGACCAAGGACGACAGCGGCACCTACGCCATCGCCCAGGGCCTGCGCGCCGACCTCGGCGGCCTGAACGCCGTCAAGTCGTCGCTGGATCGCGCCCAGAGCACGCTCGACGTGGCGGTTTCGGCCGCGGAGTCGATCTCCGACGTTCTCAACACCATGAAGGAAAAGGCCACGGCCGCTTCCGACACGGGTATGGACGCGGACAGCCGCAAGGCGCTTCAGGACGACTTCAACAAGCTGTCCGAGCAGATCGCTTCGTACATCAATAGCGCCGAGTTCAACGGCTCCAACATTCTGAAGTCGGGCGGCGCCAACCTGTCCGCGCTGCTGAATGCCGATGACGCCACCCAGACCATCAAGGTTGTGAACGTTCGTCTGAATGCTGCAGCTGCGGGCGCGGATGATGCGGCCACGCCTGATATCGACGAAACGCAAGCCGGCGCGCTGACGGATTTCCTGAACACGACGGCGACCGCCACCGACACGGTTACGGCCAAGACTGTCAACTGGACCGATGACACTGACTTGGACGGTACGGTTGATCCGACCACCGAAGCAGGGACGGGCGTTACCCGCGCCAAGGCTTCGGCCGATTCGGTGAACACCGCCATCGACAACATGAAGACCGTGCTCTCCAAGCTGGGTTCGGCCTCGCGCCAGATCACGGCCCAGCAGGACTTCACTTCCAAGCTGTCGGACACCATCGAGGCCGGTATCGGCAACCTGGTGGACGCAGACCTCGCCAAGGAAAGCGCTCGCCTCACCGCCCTGCAGACGCAGCAGCAGCTGGGTCTCCAGGCGCTGTCGATCGCCAACCAGGCGCCGCAGTCGGTTCTCAGCCTGTTCCGCTAA
- a CDS encoding flagellin, with the protein MGFSINTNAGAMLALQTLSATNRGLEVTQNRISTGYKVASTKDDSGTYAIAQGLRADLGGLNAVKSSLDRAQSTLDVAISAAESISDVLNTMKEKATAASDTGMDADSRKALQDDFNKLSEQISSYLNSAEFNGSNILKSGGSDLSALLNADDTTQTISVANLDLNNETTGALKSFVGVDDTDTTKATAVSVTWDGLDDADGTTPLVDGSSNPIGGAGEAGLSADAVNTAIDNMKTVLSTLGSASRQITAQQEFTAKLSDTIEAGIGNLVDADLAKESARLTALQTQQQLGLQALSIANQAPQSVLSLFR; encoded by the coding sequence ATGGGTTTTTCGATCAATACCAATGCCGGGGCAATGCTTGCCCTGCAGACGCTGAGCGCCACCAACCGCGGGCTTGAGGTCACGCAGAACCGGATCAGCACCGGTTACAAGGTTGCCTCGACCAAGGACGACAGTGGCACCTACGCCATCGCCCAGGGCCTGCGCGCCGACCTCGGCGGCCTGAACGCCGTCAAGTCGTCGCTGGATCGCGCCCAGAGCACGCTCGACGTGGCGATCTCGGCCGCGGAGTCGATCTCCGACGTTCTCAACACCATGAAGGAAAAGGCCACGGCCGCTTCCGACACGGGTATGGACGCGGACAGCCGCAAGGCGCTTCAGGACGACTTCAACAAGCTGTCCGAGCAGATCTCCTCCTACCTGAACAGCGCGGAGTTCAACGGCTCCAACATTCTGAAGTCGGGCGGTTCTGACCTGTCCGCGCTGCTGAATGCCGATGACACCACCCAGACCATCAGCGTCGCCAATCTCGATCTGAACAACGAGACCACGGGCGCGCTGAAGTCCTTTGTCGGCGTCGATGACACCGATACGACCAAGGCAACCGCCGTGAGCGTGACCTGGGACGGCCTTGACGATGCTGACGGCACCACGCCTCTTGTGGATGGCAGCAGCAACCCTATCGGTGGCGCCGGTGAAGCCGGGCTGTCGGCCGATGCGGTGAACACCGCCATCGACAACATGAAGACCGTGCTCTCCACGCTGGGTTCGGCCTCGCGCCAGATCACGGCCCAGCAGGAGTTCACCGCCAAGCTGTCGGACACCATCGAGGCCGGCATCGGCAACCTGGTGGACGCAGACCTCGCCAAGGAAAGCGCTCGCCTCACCGCCCTGCAGACGCAGCAGCAGCTGGGTCTTCAGGCGCTGTCGATCGCCAACCAGGCGCCGCAGTCGGTTCTCAGCCTGTTCCGCTAA
- a CDS encoding flagellin, whose amino-acid sequence MLNFSVNTNVGAFLALQNLSQTNQDLGVTQNRINTGLKVASTKDDSATYAIAQSLRADIGGLNAVKSSLDRAQSTLDVAVSAAESISDVLVTMKEKATAASDTGMDEDSRVALQDDFNKLIEQIKSYINSAEFNGSNILTGGATGDKIEALLDTDATEKLTVANLDLNGATGALSKFVLASDADGMLQVDWSDQAGNVGVDDAKQSATDVGDAIDAMKAKLSELGSASRQLTAQQTFVSKLSDTIETGIGNLVDADLAKESAQLQALQTKQQLGLQALSIANQAPQSIMSLFQR is encoded by the coding sequence ATGTTGAACTTCTCAGTGAACACCAACGTCGGGGCATTTCTCGCTTTGCAGAACCTCTCGCAGACCAACCAGGACCTCGGGGTCACTCAGAACCGGATCAATACCGGTTTGAAGGTTGCGTCCACGAAGGACGACAGCGCGACCTATGCCATTGCACAAAGCCTGCGGGCGGACATCGGCGGCCTGAATGCCGTCAAGTCGTCGCTCGATCGTGCCCAGAGCACGCTCGACGTGGCGGTTTCGGCGGCGGAGTCGATCTCTGACGTCCTTGTTACCATGAAGGAAAAGGCGACCGCCGCTTCCGACACGGGCATGGACGAAGACAGCCGCGTGGCTCTTCAGGACGACTTCAACAAGTTGATCGAGCAGATCAAGAGCTACATCAACTCTGCTGAGTTCAACGGCTCCAACATCCTGACTGGCGGCGCGACCGGCGACAAGATCGAGGCCCTGCTGGACACCGATGCAACTGAAAAGCTGACGGTGGCCAACCTCGATCTCAATGGCGCCACCGGAGCGCTCTCCAAGTTCGTGCTTGCATCGGACGCGGACGGCATGCTCCAGGTCGACTGGTCGGACCAGGCGGGCAACGTTGGCGTCGATGACGCCAAGCAGTCTGCCACGGATGTGGGTGATGCCATCGACGCCATGAAGGCGAAGCTGAGCGAACTGGGTTCCGCTTCCCGGCAGCTCACCGCGCAGCAGACCTTCGTGTCGAAGCTGAGCGACACCATCGAGACCGGTATCGGCAACCTGGTGGATGCTGATCTGGCCAAGGAAAGCGCTCAGCTTCAGGCCCTGCAAACCAAGCAGCAGCTTGGCCTGCAGGCTCTGTCGATCGCCAACCAGGCGCCGCAGTCGATCATGTCTCTGTTCCAGCGCTAA
- a CDS encoding flagellin, whose translation MTLSINTNAAALNALQSLNRTTTQLEDTQLRINTGLEVNSAKDNAAIFAIAQNLRADRQGLEAVKSSLDRATSVLDISMAAAESIQELLIEMKEKVTQAADAGLPDDSREALQEDFERLRDQIVTIAKNATFNGTNMIDGPANPPTKPAELVALVSVDATLKIQVPRQNLQLAPATTTPAAGDAIQLAQDTTFTDATEAEALISAIDASIKNVSESLTVMGAGSNSMDRQRTFIDKLGDTVETGIGNMVDADMARESAMLQALQVKQQLGTQALSIANQQPQAILSLFGNG comes from the coding sequence ATGACCCTGTCGATCAACACGAACGCAGCCGCGCTGAATGCTCTGCAGAGCCTGAACCGCACCACGACCCAGCTGGAGGACACTCAGCTGCGGATCAATACCGGTCTGGAAGTGAACAGCGCCAAGGACAATGCGGCGATCTTCGCCATTGCCCAGAATCTTCGTGCGGACCGGCAGGGGCTGGAAGCGGTCAAGAGCTCGCTCGATCGCGCCACCTCCGTGCTCGACATTTCCATGGCGGCGGCGGAGTCGATCCAGGAACTCCTCATCGAGATGAAGGAGAAGGTGACGCAGGCCGCCGACGCCGGTCTGCCGGACGACAGCCGCGAGGCGCTGCAGGAAGACTTCGAGCGCCTGCGCGATCAGATCGTCACCATTGCCAAGAACGCCACCTTCAACGGCACCAACATGATCGACGGCCCGGCCAACCCGCCGACCAAGCCGGCGGAGCTGGTGGCGCTGGTCAGCGTCGATGCCACGCTCAAGATCCAGGTGCCCCGGCAGAATTTGCAGCTGGCACCGGCCACGACGACCCCGGCGGCCGGTGATGCGATCCAGCTGGCGCAGGACACCACCTTCACCGACGCCACCGAGGCCGAGGCGCTCATTTCCGCCATCGACGCGTCGATCAAGAACGTGAGCGAGTCCCTGACGGTGATGGGCGCGGGCTCCAACTCCATGGACCGCCAGCGCACCTTCATCGACAAGCTGGGCGACACGGTTGAAACCGGCATCGGCAACATGGTGGACGCCGACATGGCCCGTGAATCCGCGATGCTCCAGGCGCTGCAGGTGAAGCAGCAGCTGGGCACGCAGGCGCTCTCCATCGCCAACCAGCAGCCGCAGGCCATTCTCAGCCTGTTCGGCAACGGCTAA
- the flbT gene encoding flagellar biosynthesis repressor FlbT has product MALKISLKPGEKFVVNGAVLTNGDRRSTFVIQNKVSILRERDIMTEEQANTPAKRIYFVVMLSYLDSERAKSYYQTFVERMSDFMGAIQNQEIKLICVQISMDMMRGEYYRALTGCRKIVEYETKVLGVFQDDVAASLP; this is encoded by the coding sequence ATGGCGCTCAAGATTTCGCTGAAGCCGGGCGAGAAATTCGTTGTTAACGGCGCTGTTCTGACCAACGGCGACAGGCGCTCCACCTTTGTGATCCAGAACAAGGTCTCGATCCTCAGGGAGCGGGACATCATGACGGAAGAGCAGGCCAATACGCCGGCCAAGCGCATCTACTTCGTCGTCATGCTGTCCTACCTCGATAGCGAGCGCGCCAAGAGCTACTACCAGACGTTCGTGGAGCGCATGAGCGACTTCATGGGCGCGATCCAGAACCAGGAGATCAAGCTGATCTGCGTGCAGATCTCCATGGATATGATGCGGGGCGAGTATTACCGGGCGCTCACGGGCTGCCGGAAGATCGTCGAGTACGAGACCAAGGTATTAGGGGTGTTCCAGGACGATGTCGCTGCAAGCCTACCGTAG
- the flaF gene encoding flagellar biosynthesis regulator FlaF — MSLQAYRRIQQVAESPRQTEYRLFAQVTGALIKAQETKATGGALMEALDWNRRLWSTLSTDCGSPENKLPKELRAQIISLGLWVNRYTSEVMRNKADIDALIDVNKAIMEGLAMQAQIAAQANPQPISAQV, encoded by the coding sequence ATGTCGCTGCAAGCCTACCGTAGGATCCAGCAGGTCGCTGAATCGCCGCGGCAGACGGAATACCGTCTGTTCGCCCAGGTGACCGGCGCGCTCATCAAGGCGCAGGAAACCAAGGCAACCGGCGGGGCCTTGATGGAGGCGCTCGACTGGAATCGCCGCCTGTGGTCCACGCTTTCAACCGATTGCGGATCGCCTGAAAACAAATTGCCCAAGGAATTGCGGGCCCAGATCATCAGCCTCGGCCTGTGGGTGAACCGTTATACCTCCGAGGTGATGCGGAACAAGGCCGACATCGATGCCCTGATCGACGTGAACAAGGCGATCATGGAAGGGCTGGCGATGCAGGCGCAAATCGCGGCGCAGGCAAATCCCCAGCCCATTTCGGCGCAGGTCTAG
- the glpD gene encoding glycerol-3-phosphate dehydrogenase — MIESVDLFIVGGGINGAGVARDAVGRGLSVFLAEQGDYGSATSSASSKLIHGGLRYLEQREFRLVRESLRERDVMLRIAPHLVTPLRFLVPVTRRQRRPSWMVRLGLWLYDRLASSSLMPHSGEIDPAGFSATGLKTDDLRAILHYSDCQVDDARLTLSTLLDARARGATVRNYCKVVAINPVAEGYRVTCLNEDGMDFVIFARAVVNAAGPWADPVLRLLPGQENATPRLRLVRGSHIVVRMPEGASPDAFTLQNEDRRVVFVLPWLDGKYRVIGTTDVDHRGDPGSPECTPEERDYLLRVYNRFFTRSLGTEDIVWSWSGVRSLVDDGSNSPSAVSREYRLEVIKHGPGIFLNILGGKLTSHRPLAEEVMKRLRPVFSDLGPSWTASAPLTGGALQSAALERLWEEGPTSVPGAVRRRWTGTYGSEAKAIFQRWDSDAAARVKIAPGIFAAELMHAIEAEDVRRAEDFLYRRTKLFLALSEEERAAVADWIAANAR; from the coding sequence ATGATTGAATCAGTTGATCTGTTCATCGTGGGCGGCGGCATCAATGGCGCAGGCGTTGCGCGCGATGCGGTCGGCCGGGGCCTCAGCGTCTTTCTCGCCGAACAGGGGGACTACGGCTCGGCCACGTCCTCTGCTTCCAGCAAGCTGATCCATGGCGGCCTGCGTTACCTGGAGCAGCGCGAATTCCGCCTTGTGCGGGAATCCCTGCGGGAGCGCGATGTGATGCTGCGGATCGCCCCGCATCTCGTCACACCTCTCCGTTTTCTCGTGCCGGTCACCCGCCGTCAGCGCCGCCCCAGCTGGATGGTGCGCCTTGGCCTGTGGCTTTATGACCGGCTGGCGAGCAGCAGCCTCATGCCGCACTCCGGCGAGATCGACCCGGCGGGCTTTAGCGCGACCGGCCTCAAGACCGACGACCTGCGCGCCATCCTCCATTACAGCGATTGCCAGGTGGACGACGCCCGCCTCACCCTTTCCACCCTGCTGGATGCGCGGGCGCGCGGCGCAACCGTTCGCAACTACTGCAAGGTGGTGGCCATCAATCCGGTGGCGGAGGGCTACCGCGTCACCTGCCTCAATGAAGACGGCATGGATTTCGTCATCTTCGCCCGCGCCGTGGTGAACGCGGCGGGGCCGTGGGCCGACCCGGTTTTGCGCCTTTTGCCGGGCCAGGAGAACGCCACCCCGCGCCTCCGCCTGGTGCGCGGCAGCCACATCGTGGTGCGGATGCCCGAAGGCGCATCGCCCGACGCTTTTACCCTCCAGAACGAGGACCGCCGGGTGGTGTTCGTCCTGCCATGGCTGGATGGGAAGTATCGCGTCATCGGCACGACGGACGTGGATCACCGGGGCGACCCCGGCTCGCCCGAATGCACGCCGGAGGAGCGGGATTACCTCCTTCGGGTCTATAACCGCTTCTTCACCCGCAGCCTCGGGACAGAGGATATCGTCTGGTCCTGGTCGGGCGTGCGCTCGCTGGTGGATGATGGCTCCAACAGTCCCAGCGCCGTCAGCCGCGAATACCGGCTTGAGGTCATCAAGCACGGCCCCGGCATTTTCCTCAACATTCTGGGCGGCAAGCTGACCAGCCACCGCCCGCTGGCCGAGGAGGTGATGAAGCGGCTGCGCCCGGTCTTCTCCGACCTCGGCCCCAGCTGGACCGCCAGCGCGCCGCTGACCGGCGGGGCGTTGCAATCGGCGGCGCTGGAGCGCTTGTGGGAGGAAGGGCCCACATCGGTTCCGGGCGCGGTGCGGCGGCGCTGGACCGGCACCTACGGCTCGGAAGCCAAGGCCATTTTTCAGCGGTGGGACAGCGACGCGGCCGCCCGCGTCAAGATTGCGCCGGGCATCTTCGCGGCGGAGCTGATGCACGCCATCGAGGCGGAAGACGTGCGCCGCGCGGAGGATTTCCTCTACCGGCGCACCAAGCTGTTTCTGGCGCTGAGCGAGGAGGAACGCGCCGCCGTGGCGGATTGGATCGCGGCAAACGCGCGCTGA
- a CDS encoding FAD-dependent oxidoreductase, translating to MNVTMERSVSLWMNSGPVLDAPLLRSDERADVAIVGAGIAGLSTAYELMRVGRTVVVIDRGPIGGGMSSRTTAHLASALDDFYHRLIARRGLETARRTYASQAAAIDRIEHIAHHEGIACDFARLNGYFFLSPGDDETLLEQEIEACEQIGFTGVSWVDRAPVPGIDTGRALQFPNQGRFHPRKYMAGLAHAILRDGGRIYANTPVTAFQETETGVVLTAGHGHQIHAEAAVVATNSPVNDRVAVHTKQAPYRTYVIAGPVEAGSVPDALVWDTQEAYHYVRLQPVGNGADMLIIGGKDHKTGEAHDMGDRFVDLEAWARRHYPQLQSVDYRWSGQVMEPVDYLPFTGRNHGNQRIYIHTGDSGQGMTNGVAGSLILRDLIVGHENPWCEVTDPQRISLTAAGEFLKENIDAASHWAEHLTGGEVASTNDIPPGQGAILRDGLKKLAIFRDESGTLHVRSATCTHAGCVVHWNPFERCWDCPCHGSHFAVDGSVLNGPALTSLPKADYEE from the coding sequence ATGAACGTGACGATGGAACGCAGCGTCTCGCTTTGGATGAACTCCGGCCCCGTTCTGGATGCGCCCCTGCTCAGGTCCGACGAACGGGCTGACGTGGCCATCGTCGGGGCAGGAATTGCCGGCCTGTCCACCGCCTATGAACTGATGCGCGTCGGCCGCACGGTCGTCGTCATAGACCGGGGGCCCATCGGCGGCGGCATGAGCTCGCGCACGACCGCCCACCTCGCCTCGGCGCTCGATGACTTCTACCATCGGCTGATCGCCCGGCGCGGCCTGGAGACCGCCCGGCGCACCTACGCCAGCCAGGCCGCCGCCATCGACCGGATCGAACATATCGCCCACCACGAAGGCATTGCGTGCGACTTCGCCCGCCTGAACGGCTACTTCTTCCTTTCCCCTGGCGATGATGAAACGCTGCTGGAGCAGGAAATCGAGGCGTGCGAGCAGATCGGCTTCACCGGGGTTTCCTGGGTCGATCGCGCGCCCGTCCCCGGCATCGACACGGGGCGCGCCCTTCAATTCCCCAATCAGGGCCGTTTCCACCCGCGCAAATACATGGCCGGGCTGGCCCACGCCATTCTGCGCGATGGCGGCCGCATCTACGCCAACACGCCCGTCACCGCGTTTCAGGAAACGGAGACCGGCGTCGTGCTCACCGCTGGCCACGGCCACCAGATACACGCCGAGGCGGCGGTGGTGGCCACCAACTCGCCGGTCAACGACCGGGTGGCCGTTCACACCAAGCAGGCGCCCTACCGCACCTATGTGATCGCCGGCCCGGTGGAAGCCGGCTCCGTGCCCGATGCCCTGGTGTGGGACACGCAGGAAGCCTACCACTACGTGCGGCTGCAGCCGGTCGGCAACGGCGCGGACATGCTCATCATCGGCGGCAAGGACCACAAGACCGGGGAAGCCCACGATATGGGCGACCGCTTTGTCGATCTCGAAGCCTGGGCCCGTCGCCATTATCCCCAATTGCAGAGCGTGGATTACCGCTGGTCCGGCCAGGTGATGGAGCCGGTGGACTACCTGCCCTTCACCGGCCGCAACCATGGCAATCAGCGCATCTACATCCACACCGGGGATTCCGGCCAGGGCATGACCAATGGCGTGGCGGGCAGCCTCATCCTGCGCGACCTGATCGTGGGGCACGAAAATCCGTGGTGCGAGGTGACCGATCCCCAGCGCATCTCGCTCACCGCGGCCGGCGAGTTCCTGAAGGAGAACATCGACGCCGCCTCCCACTGGGCCGAACACCTGACCGGCGGCGAGGTGGCCTCAACCAACGACATTCCCCCCGGCCAGGGCGCGATCCTGCGCGACGGCCTCAAGAAGCTGGCGATCTTCCGCGACGAAAGCGGCACCCTTCACGTGCGCTCGGCCACCTGCACCCATGCCGGCTGCGTGGTGCACTGGAACCCGTTCGAGCGCTGCTGGGACTGCCCCTGCCACGGCTCCCACTTCGCCGTCGACGGGTCCGTGCTGAACGGCCCGGCCCTGACATCTCTCCCCAAGGCTGACTACGAGGAATAG
- a CDS encoding rod-binding protein yields MSLSATPDALAATTPMLAGRQAVPVNPKTKAALQDFESVLIGEMVNIMFSTVPTDELTGGGNAESIYRSMMGQEMGKQIARQGGLGLVPHLMNEVIRMQGGQA; encoded by the coding sequence ATGAGCCTTTCCGCCACCCCCGATGCCCTGGCGGCCACCACGCCCATGCTGGCCGGCCGCCAGGCCGTGCCGGTCAACCCCAAGACCAAGGCGGCGCTGCAGGATTTCGAGTCCGTGCTGATCGGCGAGATGGTGAACATCATGTTCTCCACCGTGCCGACCGACGAGCTGACCGGCGGCGGCAACGCCGAATCGATCTACCGCAGCATGATGGGCCAGGAGATGGGCAAGCAGATCGCCCGTCAGGGCGGCCTTGGCCTCGTCCCCCATCTCATGAACGAGGTGATCCGCATGCAGGGAGGCCAGGCATGA
- a CDS encoding flagellar assembly protein FliX, which translates to MRIQDPVRTQAATTKRAGDKGRASGSQGFSSLLETGEAPSSGGVSSAGPVADIGSILAVQQAEDATQGRSRGLAWGRDLLDELEKIQRALLLDTLTVNQLNGIAAKVRTYQRVDDPQLASILAEIELRVAVELAKYGVEIAR; encoded by the coding sequence ATGAGAATCCAGGATCCGGTACGCACCCAGGCCGCCACGACCAAACGCGCGGGCGATAAAGGCCGCGCGAGCGGCAGCCAGGGCTTTTCGAGCCTGCTCGAGACGGGGGAGGCTCCGTCGTCGGGCGGAGTATCCTCGGCCGGCCCGGTGGCCGACATCGGCTCGATCCTGGCGGTTCAACAGGCCGAGGATGCAACTCAAGGCCGCTCACGGGGCCTCGCGTGGGGGCGGGATCTTCTTGATGAACTCGAGAAGATTCAACGCGCGCTGCTGCTCGATACGCTCACGGTCAATCAACTCAACGGGATAGCCGCAAAAGTGCGGACATATCAGCGCGTTGATGACCCGCAACTTGCCAGTATCCTGGCGGAAATCGAACTCAGGGTTGCAGTTGAGCTGGCGAAATACGGCGTGGAAATTGCACGGTAA
- the dksA gene encoding RNA polymerase-binding protein DksA, whose protein sequence is MMGGILNNTHERLNGTGAEELLLSREAATTIDQPIVELPEGYTPSPDEEFMNPLQQEYFRRKLVAWKEDILREARETLETLQSESLREPDVTDRASSETDWSIELRTRDRQRKLISKIDAALRRIETGEYGYCEVTGEPISLQRLEARPIATMTLEAQERHERMEKVTRED, encoded by the coding sequence ATGATGGGCGGTATTTTGAATAACACCCACGAACGTCTGAACGGCACTGGGGCGGAGGAGCTGCTGCTGAGCAGGGAGGCCGCCACAACAATCGACCAGCCGATCGTTGAACTGCCAGAGGGCTATACGCCCTCACCGGATGAGGAGTTCATGAACCCGCTGCAGCAGGAGTATTTCCGCCGCAAGCTGGTGGCCTGGAAGGAGGATATCCTCCGCGAGGCCCGTGAAACCCTTGAAACCCTACAGAGCGAATCCCTGCGCGAACCGGATGTGACGGATCGCGCCTCGTCCGAGACCGACTGGTCGATCGAGCTGCGGACGCGGGATCGCCAGCGCAAGCTGATTTCCAAGATCGACGCGGCCCTGCGCCGCATCGAGACCGGAGAATACGGCTACTGCGAAGTGACCGGCGAGCCGATCTCGCTGCAACGGCTGGAAGCCCGGCCGATCGCCACCATGACCTTGGAAGCGCAGGAGCGCCATGAGCGCATGGAAAAGGTGACGCGGGAGGATTAA